In Candidatus Eisenbacteria bacterium, a single genomic region encodes these proteins:
- a CDS encoding LysM peptidoglycan-binding domain-containing protein produces MGIFDRKKEKPDFGNVRSGGSTTDPAKRTRPASPRSYTVQKGDTLSRIAEQFYGTAAKWRLIYEANRDLIKDPDLIYPGQTFTIPEA; encoded by the coding sequence ATGGGAATCTTCGACCGGAAAAAGGAAAAGCCGGATTTCGGAAACGTACGTTCGGGAGGATCCACCACGGATCCCGCGAAGCGGACGAGGCCGGCGTCGCCCCGCAGCTACACGGTGCAGAAGGGCGATACCCTCTCCCGCATCGCCGAGCAGTTCTATGGCACCGCGGCCAAGTGGCGACTGATCTACGAAGCCAATCGCGATCTCATCAAGGACCCGGACCTCATCTATCCGGGACAGACCTTCACGATCCCGGAGGCCTGA